The Fusobacterium sp. DD2 genome has a window encoding:
- a CDS encoding glycerophosphodiester phosphodiesterase family protein: MRELLNKKLKEKKFLIAQHRGSYGANVLDNTYLSMKLALEMGADMVEVDVVKSSDNVLFAFHNGKEFKRFGKEFDIRTLPSSEIEKLEYINIEGGLSGRGVERIEDILLKLKGDYLINIDRGWDYLPEIFDLVTKLKMENQVIIKAGPEEKVLNFLKNSKKKLMFMPIVRDEKSLDLFLKENINVVAVEVLFDKENHELNSQAFKKKLKEKGILLWINAIKLDNSDEFNFAAGHSDDGGLENSGKDWQWIIDNGANIIQTDWVYFLNKYRNKILEK; the protein is encoded by the coding sequence ATGAGAGAACTTTTAAATAAGAAACTTAAAGAAAAAAAATTTTTAATTGCACAACATAGAGGAAGCTATGGAGCTAATGTTTTAGATAACACATATTTATCAATGAAATTAGCCCTTGAAATGGGAGCAGACATGGTAGAAGTTGACGTAGTCAAATCTTCGGATAATGTACTTTTTGCTTTTCATAACGGCAAAGAATTTAAAAGATTTGGAAAAGAATTTGATATAAGAACATTACCTTCATCAGAAATTGAAAAACTAGAATATATAAATATTGAAGGTGGCTTATCTGGTAGAGGTGTTGAAAGAATAGAGGATATTTTATTAAAATTAAAAGGGGATTATTTAATAAATATCGACAGAGGTTGGGATTACCTTCCTGAAATATTTGATTTAGTCACAAAATTAAAAATGGAAAATCAAGTAATTATAAAAGCTGGCCCAGAAGAAAAAGTTTTAAATTTTTTAAAAAACTCTAAGAAAAAACTGATGTTTATGCCAATTGTAAGAGATGAAAAAAGCTTAGATTTATTTTTAAAAGAAAATATCAACGTAGTTGCTGTTGAAGTTTTATTTGATAAAGAAAATCATGAGCTAAATTCACAAGCCTTTAAGAAAAAACTAAAAGAGAAAGGGATCTTATTATGGATTAATGCAATAAAATTAGATAATAGTGATGAATTTAACTTTGCTGCTGGACATTCAGATGATGGTGGATTAGAAAATTCTGGAAAAGATTGGCAGTGGATTATAGATAATGGAGCAAATATAATCCAGACTGATTGGGTGTATTTCCTAAATAAATATAGAAATAAAATTTTAGAAAAATAA
- a CDS encoding toll/interleukin-1 receptor domain-containing protein has translation MSNIYNKNPRVFISYSWDDDNHKKWVNKFATELIKNGINVRIDQYDVDFGDSLPQFMETEITNADYVLIICTENYKTKADLRKNGVGYEGDIISGEILANHNKKKFIPVLRKGTVFSSIPTFLQGKLAIDLSSEKNYSTNFNDLITTLFDCKKKPKIGKIPKFILNKKEISHDNKTIKILGIITDEVTIPKLDGSAGSALYSIPFKLSSHPSELWKTLFIKNWNYPPKFTTMHRPNIATVSHDKIILNGTTIEEVQQYHRDTLILCIAKTNEDEKKFLETKKRKEERNKILTNNHYQNILNKAKEIKF, from the coding sequence GTGAGTAATATATATAATAAAAATCCAAGAGTTTTTATATCATATTCATGGGATGATGACAATCATAAAAAATGGGTTAATAAGTTTGCAACTGAACTAATAAAAAATGGGATTAATGTACGTATAGATCAATACGATGTCGATTTTGGAGATAGTTTGCCACAATTTATGGAGACAGAAATTACCAATGCAGACTATGTGCTTATTATATGCACAGAAAACTATAAAACTAAAGCGGATCTGAGAAAAAATGGTGTTGGATATGAAGGTGATATAATATCTGGAGAAATACTGGCCAATCATAACAAAAAGAAATTTATTCCTGTTTTAAGAAAAGGTACCGTATTTTCTTCAATTCCAACATTTTTACAGGGAAAATTAGCCATCGATTTATCTTCAGAAAAAAATTACAGCACTAACTTTAATGATTTAATAACAACATTATTTGATTGTAAAAAAAAGCCCAAGATAGGTAAGATACCTAAATTTATTTTAAATAAAAAAGAAATATCACACGATAATAAAACTATTAAAATATTGGGTATCATTACAGATGAAGTAACAATACCAAAATTAGATGGATCAGCTGGATCTGCATTATATTCTATTCCATTCAAATTATCTTCTCACCCATCTGAACTTTGGAAAACACTATTTATAAAAAATTGGAACTATCCTCCAAAATTTACAACTATGCATAGGCCAAATATTGCTACGGTAAGTCATGACAAAATCATTTTAAATGGAACAACTATTGAAGAAGTGCAACAGTATCATCGTGACACCTTAATTCTATGTATTGCAAAAACCAACGAAGATGAAAAAAAGTTTTTAGAAACTAAAAAAAGAAAAGAGGAAAGAAATAAAATTCTAAC